Proteins encoded together in one Plasmodium brasilianum strain Bolivian I chromosome 4, whole genome shotgun sequence window:
- a CDS encoding hypothetical protein (Plasmodium exported protein (PHIST)) gives MTLLQNNSVYKGTIISQIQYSNRYVRNLAVSFNEQANQSNLSCKDSNRNVTDNSLSTEHNYNSGNKTNVLDLFQTVDIPGDSWITHNNQMENFSKGSLNTYNNQMGNFSNGAMNTYNNQMGNFSNGAMNTYNNQMGNFSNGTMNTYNNQMGNFSNGAMNTYNNQMGNFSNGAMNTYNNQMGNFSNGAMNTYNNQMGNFSNGAMNTYNNQMGNFSNSVMNTYNNQKDSSSEDESYTSNNKKKYSNSLYKTSENTNPKGSKYYEKLSEKELQKEIENLSEYVHIRDMFNIYNRLVSIEKDKFHNMLKDLSNYWEDLARTINLMGNYKTRIWLKVYRDMLYELYNTEQQSFQILTLSIEDEKFLSFMFTETINSIKSLWESFTNNTECHWKEYLSKNASY, from the coding sequence atgacaCTTTTACAGAACAATTCTGTGTATAAAGGTACTATAATATCACAAATTCAGTACAGTAATAGGTACGTAAGAAACTTAGCTGTATCATTTAATGAACAAGCTAATCAAAGTAATCTAAGTTGCAAAGATTCTAATCGTAATGTGACTGATAATTCATTATCAACAGAACACAATTATAACAGTGGTAACAAGACAAATGTATTAGACTTATTTCAAACAGTAGATATACCTGGTGATAGCTGGATTACACATAATAATCAAATGGAAAATTTTTCTAAAGGTTCATTGAACACATATAATAATCAGATGGGGAATTTTTCTAATGGTGCAATGAACACATATAATAATCAGATGGGAAATTTTTCTAATGGTGCAATGAACACATATAATAATCAGATGGGAAATTTTTCTAATGGTACAATGAACACATATAATAATCAGATGGGAAATTTTTCTAATGGTGCAATGAACACATATAATAATCAGATGGGAAATTTTTCTAACGGTGCAATGAACACATATAATAATCAGATGGGAAATTTTTCGAACGGTGCAATGAACACATATAATAATCAGATGGGAAATTTTTCTAACGGTGCAATGAACACATATAATAATCAGATGGGAAATTTTTCTAATAGTGTAATGAACACATATAATAATCAAAAAGACAGTTCTTCTGAAGATGAATCATATAcgagtaataataaaaagaaatattctaACAGCCTTTACAAGACAAGTGAAAATACAAATCCTAAGGGGTCAAAATACTACGAAAAACTATCTGAAAAGGAattacaaaaagaaatagaaaatttaagTGAATATGTTCATATTAGGGATAtgtttaacatatataatagattGGTCTCTattgaaaaagataaatttcataatatGCTGAAAGATTTGAGTAATTATTGGGAAGATCTAGCAAGAACTATTAATTTGATGGGAAATTATAAGACCAGAATATGGCTCAAGGTCTATAGGGACAtgttatatgaattatataatactgAACAACAGTCATTTCAGATATTAACTTTATCAATAGaagatgaaaaatttttatcgtTCATGTTTACTGAAACTATAAATTCAATTAAATCTTTATGGGAAtcatttacaaataatacgGAATGCCACTGGAAAGAATATCTAAGTAAAAATGCTAGCTATTAA
- a CDS encoding hypothetical protein (Plasmodium exported protein), with translation MVILKRNNTTEKINNFLCFIKVSIFFLLIWMLNCLNCEKCGDNCYNKYGLQKVFVSRTHRSLAVLKITTKKPYLKGRLIVKEKIYCGFKEYEENYEMKHYKLKENAEDGNKNCDEKYEATNYTFKEKCPYEIDICSGSPGPDIYELRKRFPIVGQEPYEDEVDYIVYNETYDLENGENIPTKKTTEYLNLQQNEKDSEPAPVPAIEKKYTQVPGQEKKDQEDNPPNVRKEKKKNRKNKKEQNSSKENYPNKTEDHDQNIY, from the exons ATGGTTATATTAAAGAGGAATAACACAAcagagaaaataaataattttctctGTTTCATAAAAGTATcaattttctttcttttaatttggaTGTTAAATTGTTTGAATTGT GAAAAATGTGGTGATAATTgctataataaatatggaCTTCAAAAAGTATTCGTCTCACGAACTCATAGGTCATTAGCAGTATTGAAGATTACAACAAAAAAACCCTATTTAAAAGGCCGTCTTatagtaaaagaaaaaatttattgtggatttaaagaatatgaagaaaattaCGAAATGAAACATTACAAATTAAAGGAAAATGCAGAAGATGGAAATAAAAACTgtgatgaaaaatatgaagcaacaaattatacatttaaagaaaaatgccCCTACGAAATAGATATATGTTCAGGTTCTCCTGGACCggatatatatgaattaagaAAAAGATTCCCCATTGTTGGACAAGAACCGTACGAAGATGAAGTTGATTACATAGTATATAATGAAACGTATGATCTAGAAAATGGAGAAAATATACCTACGAAAAAGACCACAGAGTATCTTAATCTgcaacaaaatgaaaaagattcTGAACCTGCTCCAGTCCCTGCtatagaaaagaaatatacaCAAGTTCCTGgccaagaaaaaaaagatcaaGAGGATAATCCTCCTAATGTacgaaaagagaaaaagaaaaatcgaaaaaacaagaaagaacaaaactcttcaaaagaaaattatcCTAATAAAACAGAAGATCAtgatcaaaatatatattaa